A DNA window from Haliovirga abyssi contains the following coding sequences:
- the mrdA gene encoding penicillin-binding protein 2, which translates to MKLNRENDTRVYIFIGFVILFFTILLIRLFFMQVVEWKYYKKLSKNNRTKIREIEAPRGKIYDRNGKLLVTNVAGYKLVYLNKRKYTPEILKKIGEILNRSQKQIIKLIKNGYIYGYTGENVLVEDLNRNIALKLMENIDNFPYLDVITYPKRKYLYNDLASHVLGYIRSINTKEFDKLRKLGYNQGDKIGKKGIEKKYENLLKGKNGLEYIEVNALNKLVNRLDTNVATPGKDLKLSIDIELEKDMSNYLKGKKAAFIAMEAKTGRIITFVSSPGYDLNKFTGKMTQKEWNSILKNPNRPLENRGSVGTYPPGSIFKPIVAMAVLNSGISPDKTIFDPGYYKIGKWRWNDWKLSGHGIVNLEDAIVHSCDTYFYTMGDKIGYKKIVDMSKQFGIGRKTGIDIPEERAGNLPDEKWKRRVVNEPWYGGDTINLSIGQGYLTTTPLQMLEAYDILANKGVGYKPHFVEEIDGKEVKKVIKYKVNLKKEYFDIINLALRKVVKEGTAANINMKNIEIAGKTGSAENSHYKITHAWFAGFAPYDNPEIVFVSFIEGGGHGGSHAAPAAKEFVKKYFENRMVK; encoded by the coding sequence ATGAAATTAAATAGAGAAAATGATACAAGAGTATATATATTTATTGGGTTTGTAATATTATTTTTTACAATATTGTTAATTAGACTTTTTTTTATGCAGGTTGTGGAATGGAAATATTATAAAAAATTATCTAAAAATAATAGAACTAAAATAAGAGAAATAGAAGCTCCTAGAGGGAAAATTTACGATAGAAATGGCAAGCTTTTAGTTACTAATGTTGCAGGTTATAAATTGGTTTATTTAAATAAAAGAAAATATACTCCTGAAATATTAAAGAAGATAGGAGAAATATTAAATAGATCCCAAAAACAAATTATAAAATTAATAAAAAACGGATATATTTATGGATATACTGGCGAAAATGTATTGGTAGAGGATTTGAATAGAAATATAGCATTAAAACTTATGGAAAACATTGACAATTTCCCATATTTAGATGTAATAACATATCCTAAAAGAAAATATTTATATAATGATTTAGCTTCTCATGTATTGGGATATATAAGGAGTATTAATACGAAAGAGTTTGATAAATTAAGAAAATTAGGGTACAATCAAGGAGATAAAATAGGAAAAAAAGGAATAGAAAAAAAATATGAAAATTTATTAAAAGGTAAAAATGGGTTAGAATACATTGAGGTAAACGCACTTAATAAATTAGTAAATAGATTAGATACAAATGTTGCAACTCCTGGAAAAGATTTAAAATTATCTATTGATATAGAATTAGAAAAAGATATGTCTAATTATCTAAAAGGGAAAAAAGCAGCATTTATTGCAATGGAAGCTAAAACTGGAAGAATTATAACTTTTGTTAGCTCTCCAGGATATGATTTAAATAAGTTTACTGGTAAAATGACACAAAAAGAATGGAATAGTATCTTGAAAAATCCAAATAGGCCATTAGAAAACAGAGGAAGCGTAGGAACTTATCCACCAGGCTCTATTTTTAAACCAATTGTTGCAATGGCGGTTTTAAATTCTGGGATTTCACCGGATAAAACAATTTTTGATCCAGGCTATTATAAAATAGGTAAATGGAGATGGAACGATTGGAAACTAAGTGGGCATGGGATAGTTAATTTAGAAGATGCAATTGTACATTCATGTGATACTTATTTTTATACAATGGGAGATAAAATAGGATATAAAAAAATTGTAGATATGTCAAAACAATTTGGAATAGGAAGAAAAACAGGGATTGATATTCCAGAAGAGAGAGCCGGAAACTTACCAGATGAGAAATGGAAGAGAAGAGTTGTAAATGAACCGTGGTATGGAGGAGATACTATAAATTTATCAATAGGACAGGGATATTTGACAACTACTCCACTTCAGATGTTAGAAGCGTATGATATACTAGCAAATAAAGGAGTTGGATATAAGCCTCATTTTGTAGAAGAAATAGACGGAAAAGAAGTGAAAAAAGTAATAAAATACAAAGTTAATTTAAAAAAGGAATATTTTGATATTATAAACTTAGCATTAAGAAAAGTTGTGAAAGAGGGTACAGCAGCTAATATTAATATGAAAAATATTGAAATAGCTGGGAAAACAGGTTCAGCTGAAAATTCTCATTATAAGATTACACATGCTTGGTTTGCTGGATTTGCTCCATATGATAATCCAGAAATTGTTTTTGTGTCTTTTATAGAAGGAGGAGGGCATGGAGGAAGTCATGCAGCTCCAGCGGCAAAAGAGTTTGTAAAAAAATATTTTGAAAATAGGATGGTGAAATAA
- a CDS encoding RsmE family RNA methyltransferase: MITVVIDKNNIEDNVVRIKEKSEINHLKNVLRGKVGAEVRLIDGEKEYFSKISDISKKEIKLEIYSENKEDNYSVERDITAAISIIKSDNMDLIIQKLTEIGIKKIVPIITNRVVVKLKKKKERWGKISKEALKQCRGIKFVEIEEPKLLKEFDFENYNRIIVPYEKEKENKIKNLEIKKDEKLLYFIGPEGGFEEEEILFLKEKGAETFTLGKRILRAETAAIVVGGILSNEF, translated from the coding sequence ATGATAACTGTTGTTATAGATAAAAATAATATAGAAGATAATGTTGTTAGAATAAAAGAAAAAAGTGAAATAAATCATTTGAAAAATGTATTAAGAGGAAAAGTAGGAGCTGAAGTTAGATTAATTGATGGAGAAAAAGAATATTTTTCTAAAATAAGTGATATTTCTAAAAAGGAGATAAAATTAGAAATATATAGCGAAAATAAGGAGGATAACTATTCTGTAGAAAGAGATATAACAGCTGCAATATCTATTATAAAATCAGATAATATGGATTTGATAATTCAAAAATTAACAGAAATAGGAATAAAGAAAATAGTACCTATTATTACAAATAGAGTAGTAGTAAAATTAAAAAAGAAAAAAGAGAGATGGGGAAAAATTTCTAAAGAAGCATTAAAACAATGTAGAGGTATAAAATTTGTAGAGATAGAAGAACCTAAATTGTTAAAAGAGTTTGATTTTGAAAATTATAATAGAATAATAGTTCCATATGAAAAAGAAAAAGAAAATAAGATAAAAAATTTAGAGATAAAAAAAGATGAAAAATTACTGTATTTTATAGGACCAGAAGGTGGATTTGAAGAGGAGGAAATTCTTTTCTTAAAAGAAAAAGGAGCAGAAACTTTTACATTAGGAAAAAGAATATTAAGAGCAGAAACAGCTGCAATTGTTGTTGGAGGAATATTATCAAATGAATTTTAA
- a CDS encoding methyl-accepting chemotaxis protein, which produces MNNKKEELKLFLKVLGGSFLLLFIFNFGEHMLLPMALMENKLILFFYTLVLSLILAGALYFITVKSLKLSKKVEENLVEMSNGNFNVEVEDFGKGKLAENVKKRIETVLYNISDVINKIKIIYNGVSTSKGEIFKSLDGFFEVISKLKDNLEEQNHIYMNVISNIEKTTGGIQEIAASANVAAETSQKTLELTTTTVELASMGMQNVEESLSKMGEIKENTDKTAESVAKLEELANQIGGIIASITKVSEQTNLLALNAAIEAARAGEAGKGFAVVAQEIRGLADESRKAADNISSIVEVIQGQTKQAVEKMTKTSEVVTQGSEISISVGDSLNTILDSVSQINNMMHDVAAGSQEQSANTHEIAEQMDKITGLVNEELTNRKVVGEYVNQGKVSAEEIRNEMGVLEYKFEGLTNELTKLKTKDNGNNKEIKER; this is translated from the coding sequence ATGAATAATAAAAAAGAGGAATTAAAATTATTTTTAAAAGTTTTAGGAGGAAGTTTTTTACTATTGTTTATATTTAATTTTGGAGAACATATGTTGTTGCCAATGGCACTAATGGAAAATAAATTGATTTTATTCTTTTATACATTAGTTTTGTCATTAATATTAGCTGGAGCACTATATTTTATAACAGTAAAAAGTTTAAAATTATCTAAAAAGGTTGAAGAGAATTTAGTAGAGATGTCAAATGGAAATTTTAACGTTGAAGTGGAAGATTTTGGAAAAGGAAAATTAGCTGAAAATGTGAAAAAAAGAATAGAAACAGTATTATATAATATTTCTGATGTAATAAATAAAATAAAAATTATATACAATGGAGTCTCAACAAGTAAAGGAGAGATATTTAAATCATTAGATGGATTTTTTGAAGTTATATCAAAATTAAAAGATAATTTAGAAGAACAAAATCATATTTATATGAATGTAATATCGAATATAGAAAAAACAACTGGTGGAATACAAGAGATAGCGGCATCAGCTAATGTAGCAGCAGAAACATCACAAAAAACATTGGAATTAACAACAACAACAGTTGAATTAGCAAGTATGGGAATGCAAAATGTAGAAGAGTCTTTAAGCAAAATGGGAGAAATAAAAGAAAATACTGATAAAACAGCAGAGTCAGTAGCAAAACTAGAAGAGTTAGCGAATCAAATTGGTGGAATAATAGCATCAATAACAAAAGTATCAGAACAAACTAATTTATTGGCACTAAATGCGGCAATAGAAGCAGCAAGAGCGGGAGAAGCAGGAAAAGGTTTTGCAGTAGTTGCACAAGAAATAAGAGGACTTGCAGATGAAAGTAGAAAAGCAGCAGATAATATAAGTAGCATAGTGGAAGTTATACAAGGGCAAACAAAACAAGCTGTTGAGAAAATGACAAAAACTTCTGAAGTGGTAACACAAGGGTCTGAAATATCTATTTCAGTGGGAGATAGTTTAAACACTATATTAGATTCTGTAAGTCAAATAAATAACATGATGCATGATGTAGCAGCAGGTTCACAAGAACAATCAGCAAATACTCATGAAATAGCAGAACAAATGGATAAAATAACAGGTTTAGTAAATGAAGAATTAACAAATAGAAAAGTAGTTGGGGAATATGTAAATCAAGGAAAAGTATCAGCAGAGGAGATAAGAAATGAAATGGGAGTTCTTGAATATAAGTTTGAAGGGCTTACAAATGAGCTAACAAAACTAAAAACAAAAGACAATGGGAATAACAAAGAGATTAAGGAGAGATAA
- a CDS encoding RrF2 family transcriptional regulator, which produces MKITTKTRYGIRALIHIAEETKVDGEKLIRIKDIAESQKITVQYLEQILYKLKKGKIIEGKRGPSGGYKIAIDPSNITMEEIFKILESDIKVINCNLSEDKCMGHDCATVYLWNKINSAIEDVLKNMTLNDLLKNHSLIMLGK; this is translated from the coding sequence ATGAAAATAACTACAAAGACAAGATATGGGATAAGAGCATTAATTCATATTGCAGAAGAAACAAAAGTAGATGGAGAAAAACTAATTAGAATAAAGGATATTGCAGAATCACAAAAAATTACAGTACAATATTTAGAACAAATATTGTATAAATTAAAAAAAGGAAAAATTATAGAAGGGAAAAGAGGACCTAGCGGTGGATATAAAATAGCGATAGACCCTTCTAATATAACAATGGAAGAGATTTTTAAAATTTTAGAATCAGATATAAAAGTTATAAATTGTAATTTGTCAGAGGATAAATGTATGGGACATGATTGTGCAACTGTTTATTTGTGGAATAAAATAAATAGTGCAATAGAGGATGTATTGAAAAATATGACACTAAATGATTTATTGAAAAATCATAGTTTAATCATGTTGGGTAAGTAA
- the dapB gene encoding 4-hydroxy-tetrahydrodipicolinate reductase: MLKVGVIGALGKMGQETIKAVSNEDEMKVVAALDVVKTGEEIKIGENSYKISDSIEKASKNVDVFIDFTGPKSVKENAKQIIGLGKNLIIGATGILEAEINELRVLALENKVNVMIIPNFAIGAVLMMEFSKRAAKYFNEVEILEYHHPYKLDAPSGTAIKTAKLIQETKESREKLKGKEIIEGARGANVGDINIHSIRLNGFVASQEVIFGGAGQTLKIRHDSINRESFMPGVILALKNINEIEGVIYGMEAIL; encoded by the coding sequence ATGTTAAAAGTAGGAGTAATTGGAGCATTAGGGAAAATGGGACAAGAAACAATAAAAGCGGTCTCTAATGAAGATGAAATGAAAGTTGTAGCTGCATTAGATGTGGTTAAAACAGGCGAAGAAATAAAAATAGGTGAAAACAGTTATAAAATTAGTGATAGCATTGAAAAAGCCTCTAAAAATGTTGATGTATTTATTGATTTTACAGGTCCAAAATCAGTGAAAGAAAATGCGAAACAAATAATTGGATTAGGAAAAAATTTGATTATAGGGGCAACAGGTATTTTAGAAGCTGAAATTAACGAATTAAGAGTTTTAGCTTTGGAAAATAAAGTAAATGTTATGATTATACCTAATTTTGCAATTGGAGCAGTTTTGATGATGGAATTTTCAAAAAGAGCAGCTAAATATTTTAATGAAGTAGAAATATTGGAATATCATCATCCATATAAATTGGATGCTCCGTCTGGAACGGCAATAAAAACTGCAAAGCTAATTCAAGAAACTAAAGAATCTAGAGAAAAATTAAAGGGAAAAGAGATTATAGAAGGAGCAAGAGGAGCAAATGTTGGAGATATAAATATCCATAGTATTAGATTAAATGGGTTTGTAGCATCACAAGAAGTAATATTTGGTGGAGCGGGACAGACATTAAAAATAAGGCATGATTCAATAAATAGAGAATCTTTTATGCCGGGAGTTATATTAGCACTTAAAAATATTAATGAAATAGAGGGGGTAATTTATGGAATGGAAGCCATTTTATAA
- a CDS encoding LytR C-terminal domain-containing protein — MVRKKRKIKPRFFIILSILSGIVFYFLFLDEPLKIKKVHNIITTDNFILIKNNELYLVYDKKIGFKLPKDTIFSKTEEINKLIKRKEYRKLLLEINYFLPEKLDDYFILNEYNMKNIDIKNIPRIKIGDKLYFDSYSFSKILNGHSSNTVNLKNKNIIVDVLNGNGKSGYAKKIGELLKKKLGYRYNPANYEKYTEYSYIINKNLSKDELEKIAINLPEKYIKKMKNYSVDTLANSIVILGREKKIGFSIWIYTNKILDRKYYNKLKEKKYVRVHRSKKNRKIIKTYLEYNSEDYFTAYKMGKVLGVDNLVENNNIKNKINIYVEE; from the coding sequence GTGGTCCGAAAAAAGAGGAAGATTAAGCCAAGATTTTTTATAATTTTGTCAATATTATCGGGGATAGTTTTTTATTTTTTGTTTTTGGATGAGCCATTAAAAATAAAAAAAGTTCATAATATAATAACAACTGATAACTTTATTCTTATTAAAAATAATGAATTATATTTAGTTTATGATAAAAAAATAGGTTTTAAGTTGCCAAAAGATACAATTTTTTCAAAAACAGAAGAGATAAATAAATTAATAAAAAGAAAAGAATATAGAAAATTACTATTAGAAATAAATTATTTTTTGCCAGAAAAATTAGATGATTATTTTATATTAAATGAGTATAATATGAAAAATATAGATATAAAAAATATACCTAGAATAAAAATCGGGGACAAATTATATTTTGATAGCTATAGTTTTTCTAAAATATTAAATGGGCATAGTTCTAATACAGTAAATTTAAAGAATAAAAATATTATTGTAGACGTTTTAAATGGAAATGGAAAATCTGGATATGCAAAAAAAATAGGAGAATTATTAAAAAAGAAACTGGGTTATAGATATAATCCAGCTAATTATGAAAAATATACAGAATATAGTTATATAATTAATAAAAATTTAAGTAAAGATGAATTAGAAAAAATTGCAATAAATTTACCAGAAAAATATATAAAAAAAATGAAAAACTATTCTGTAGATACATTAGCAAATTCAATAGTTATTTTAGGAAGAGAAAAAAAAATAGGATTTAGTATATGGATTTATACAAATAAAATTTTAGATAGAAAGTATTATAACAAATTAAAAGAAAAAAAATATGTTAGAGTTCATAGAAGTAAAAAAAACAGAAAAATAATTAAAACTTATTTAGAATATAATTCAGAAGATTATTTTACTGCATATAAAATGGGTAAAGTTTTAGGAGTAGATAATTTGGTGGAAAACAACAATATTAAAAATAAAATAAATATATACGTGGAGGAGTAA
- the rsfS gene encoding ribosome silencing factor produces MNDKLKAIVEGIESKKGKDAVVLDLAGKNSVAEYFVICTGSSEPNLKAIVDEVEDKMEGLKETRLRIEGYNEGKWAILDYGDIMVHVFLEETRKFYNLENLWNQSEILYRG; encoded by the coding sequence ATGAATGATAAATTAAAAGCAATAGTAGAAGGTATCGAAAGTAAAAAAGGGAAGGATGCGGTTGTATTAGATTTGGCAGGGAAAAATAGCGTAGCAGAGTATTTTGTTATATGTACAGGGAGCTCAGAACCTAATTTAAAAGCAATTGTAGATGAAGTAGAGGATAAAATGGAAGGATTAAAAGAAACAAGATTAAGAATAGAGGGGTATAATGAAGGAAAATGGGCTATATTAGATTATGGAGATATAATGGTACATGTATTTTTAGAAGAAACAAGAAAATTTTATAATTTAGAAAATTTGTGGAATCAATCAGAAATTTTATATAGAGGTTAA
- the minC gene encoding septum site-determining protein MinC, with the protein MLKGVKEGISIEINNYNEDIKELKDKLKNKDFLGEDVDFILRRKDKKYFREIYDLVNEYGYDAYILKDEEEKEEVEEEKTLIVKKTVRSGTRIEFDGNIVIVGDVNPGSEIFADGDVYIYGRARGIIHAGRKGDITRRILALGMEVNQIRIGNIYAKGDGGLKKGVSETAYVEDGRIVLQEYKWI; encoded by the coding sequence TTGCTAAAAGGGGTAAAAGAAGGAATTAGTATAGAAATTAATAATTATAATGAGGATATAAAAGAATTAAAAGATAAACTTAAAAACAAAGATTTTTTAGGTGAAGATGTAGATTTTATATTAAGAAGAAAAGATAAAAAATATTTTAGAGAAATTTATGATTTGGTAAATGAGTATGGATATGATGCATATATTCTAAAAGATGAAGAAGAAAAAGAAGAAGTTGAGGAAGAAAAAACCTTGATAGTTAAAAAGACTGTTAGATCGGGAACTAGAATAGAATTTGATGGAAATATAGTTATCGTAGGAGATGTAAATCCAGGCTCAGAAATTTTTGCTGATGGAGATGTATATATCTATGGAAGAGCAAGAGGGATAATTCATGCTGGAAGAAAAGGAGATATTACAAGAAGAATATTAGCTCTAGGAATGGAAGTGAATCAAATTAGAATTGGGAATATATATGCAAAAGGTGACGGTGGATTAAAAAAAGGAGTATCAGAAACAGCATATGTTGAAGATGGAAGAATAGTATTACAAGAGTATAAATGGATATAG
- the mtaB gene encoding tRNA (N(6)-L-threonylcarbamoyladenosine(37)-C(2))-methylthiotransferase MtaB yields the protein MNFKKKVAFFTLGCKVNQYETESIKKSFIERGYVEEKFENSADIYIVNSCTVTSIADRKTRNMLRRAKKINPKSTVVVTGCYAQTNSKDLEKIEEIDMIIGNDKKNKIVEIIEDSNEEVIVGNIFNENKYLELNFSTYREMTRAYIKIQDGCENFCSYCKIPFARGKNRSRKLENIIKEVKLLADSGYKEIILIGINLGAYGEDFEEKIKLEDVIEKVSRIDGIERIRLGSIYPDKISDRFIDILKNNKKLMNHLHISLQSGDDKVLNLMKRKYNAKEAIDVLKKIKREIPEIAFSGDVIVGFPQEEEKNFENTYNFIKEIGFSDLHIFPYSDRENSLATSFTGKISSLKKKERAKKLEELREKMFLEFREKYIGKEVDVLIEKIDNVKNIAEGYTKNYLKVEIEANNVNDSFKVNDIVKTKIKKIKKGMLIGGPKKEED from the coding sequence ATGAATTTTAAAAAAAAAGTTGCATTCTTCACATTAGGATGTAAAGTTAATCAATATGAAACAGAAAGTATAAAAAAAAGTTTTATAGAAAGAGGATATGTGGAAGAAAAGTTTGAAAATTCTGCTGATATATATATTGTAAATAGCTGTACAGTAACAAGTATAGCTGATAGAAAAACAAGAAATATGTTAAGAAGAGCGAAAAAGATAAATCCAAAAAGTACTGTTGTGGTAACTGGATGTTATGCACAAACGAACAGTAAAGATTTGGAAAAAATAGAAGAAATAGATATGATTATTGGTAACGATAAGAAAAATAAGATAGTAGAAATAATAGAAGATTCAAATGAAGAAGTAATTGTTGGAAATATATTTAACGAAAACAAATATCTGGAGTTAAATTTTTCTACATATCGAGAAATGACAAGAGCTTATATAAAAATACAAGATGGATGTGAAAATTTTTGCTCTTATTGTAAAATTCCATTTGCAAGAGGGAAAAATAGAAGCCGTAAATTGGAAAATATTATAAAAGAAGTTAAACTTTTAGCTGATTCTGGATATAAAGAAATTATATTAATTGGAATAAATTTAGGAGCATATGGAGAAGATTTTGAAGAGAAAATTAAACTTGAAGATGTAATAGAAAAAGTATCAAGAATAGATGGGATAGAAAGAATAAGATTAGGTTCTATATATCCTGATAAAATTAGTGATAGGTTTATAGATATTTTAAAAAATAATAAAAAATTGATGAATCATTTGCATATTTCTCTGCAATCAGGCGATGATAAAGTATTAAATTTGATGAAGAGGAAATACAATGCAAAAGAGGCTATTGATGTATTGAAAAAGATAAAAAGAGAAATACCAGAAATAGCATTTTCTGGAGATGTAATTGTAGGTTTTCCACAAGAAGAAGAAAAAAACTTTGAAAATACATATAATTTTATTAAAGAAATCGGTTTTTCTGATTTACATATTTTTCCATATTCAGATAGAGAAAACAGTTTGGCAACTAGTTTTACAGGGAAAATATCATCTTTAAAGAAAAAAGAAAGAGCTAAAAAATTAGAAGAACTAAGAGAAAAAATGTTTTTAGAATTTAGAGAAAAATATATTGGAAAAGAAGTAGATGTTTTAATAGAAAAAATAGATAATGTAAAGAATATAGCAGAAGGATATACAAAAAATTATTTGAAAGTTGAGATTGAGGCTAATAATGTAAATGATAGCTTTAAAGTAAATGATATTGTAAAAACAAAGATAAAAAAAATAAAAAAGGGGATGCTTATAGGTGGTCCGAAAAAAGAGGAAGATTAA
- the ruvB gene encoding Holliday junction branch migration DNA helicase RuvB: MEERVLSTKEFYGEGDFQKSLRPKRFSEYIGQEKLKEKLGIFIEAAKKRGEPVDHILIYGAPGLGKTTLAGVIATEMGVNLKITSGPVLEKAGDLAAILTSLEENDVLFIDEIHRLNSAVEEILYPAMEDGELDIIIGKGPSARSIRIELPPFTLIGATTRAGLLTSPLRDRFGVVHRMEYYKMEELIKIIKRGSNILGVKVEERGALEIASRSRGTPRISNRFLKRVRDYAQIRGDGIITKRIADEALELLEVDKLGLDELDRGILKGIIEKYNGGPVGIETLSLLLGEDRRTLEEVYEPYLVKIGFIKRTNRGRVVTDLAYEHLGLEIAANRKNEKLF; this comes from the coding sequence ATGGAAGAGAGAGTTCTTTCTACAAAAGAATTTTATGGAGAAGGAGATTTTCAAAAAAGTTTGAGACCGAAGCGGTTTTCAGAATATATTGGACAAGAAAAATTAAAAGAAAAATTAGGGATATTTATAGAAGCTGCAAAAAAAAGAGGAGAACCAGTAGACCATATATTAATTTATGGAGCACCAGGGTTAGGGAAAACAACATTAGCTGGAGTTATTGCAACTGAAATGGGTGTTAATTTGAAAATAACATCTGGTCCAGTTTTAGAAAAAGCAGGAGATTTAGCTGCAATATTAACTTCTTTAGAAGAGAATGATGTTTTGTTTATAGATGAAATCCACAGATTGAATTCTGCAGTAGAAGAGATATTATATCCAGCAATGGAAGATGGAGAATTGGATATAATAATAGGAAAAGGACCGTCAGCAAGGTCAATTAGAATAGAATTACCACCATTTACATTAATAGGAGCTACAACAAGAGCTGGATTATTAACTTCACCTTTAAGAGATAGATTTGGTGTAGTGCATAGAATGGAATATTATAAAATGGAAGAGCTTATAAAGATTATAAAAAGAGGAAGTAATATTTTAGGGGTTAAAGTAGAGGAGAGAGGAGCTTTAGAGATAGCTTCTAGAAGTAGAGGAACACCAAGAATATCAAATAGATTCTTAAAAAGAGTTAGAGATTATGCTCAAATAAGAGGAGATGGAATTATTACTAAAAGAATAGCTGATGAAGCTTTAGAACTTTTAGAAGTTGATAAATTAGGATTGGATGAATTGGATAGAGGTATTTTAAAAGGGATAATAGAAAAATATAATGGTGGTCCAGTAGGGATAGAAACATTATCTCTTTTGTTAGGAGAAGATAGAAGGACTTTAGAAGAGGTATATGAGCCATATTTAGTAAAAATTGGATTTATAAAAAGAACAAACAGGGGAAGAGTTGTAACAGATTTAGCATATGAACATTTAGGGCTAGAAATAGCGGCAAATAGAAAGAATGAGAAATTATTTTAA